From Oncorhynchus tshawytscha isolate Ot180627B unplaced genomic scaffold, Otsh_v2.0 Un_contig_447_pilon_pilon, whole genome shotgun sequence, one genomic window encodes:
- the LOC112238112 gene encoding uncharacterized protein LOC112238112 isoform X5, whose amino-acid sequence MDPSKVVAASEKERTPAGEESEELSSELPSTSSGMLTPSGEKRMDLESEISRLEEELKVLKAEVNRDEQSTSTSSGWLTPSVEEHDLETKISMLEKKLGFMKKSFRLDVPALLLTSLEELTKEQLKKFQSRGRMLGFPPIPESQLENTDRQDTVDQMVKRYGPEGAVRNTLKILRRMNLDDLAEKFERYYSRGIPTKDYKSLVQPRPFYSSLPTRFSSSSSFLPSGSSKELLSLTTGSSGQLSSQRHQILAVPALLLTTLEELTEEQLKTFQFYLTSGRMLDFPPIPERHLDNTDRQVTVDQMVKRYDPEGAVRNTLKILRRMNLDDLAEKLQRDHIRAVSTTETKWWSNSSDTGNDEEREKKHVHLSGRSRALDREAAGSKDTGITKDRYELVTKPTEKKIEALLLATLEELSTDELKILQQERIPSKQLPPYLTGFPPIPKTQLENNDRQVIVDQMLKRYGPEGVVEITLRILRRMNREDLAEKFERYHGRDSSPVFSQALYPPSVVMEKPSRFLPSSVQHSLQRPQIWTVPALLLSSLEELTEEQLKTFQSNLTSVQPLGFPPIPESQLENVGRQVTVDQMVKRYGPERAVEITLRILRGMKRVDLAEKLQRDHTRAVSTTETKWWSDSSDTGNDEEREKKHVHLAGSSRSLDREAAGSKETGITKDRYELVTKPAEKKREALLLATLEELSTDELKIFQQELTLSKQLPPYLTGFPPIPKTQLENNDRQVIVDQMLKRYGPEGVVEITLRILRRMNREDLAEKFERYHGRGKKRRTSEEPSWPGLVSRGEKIEEHCVPFLGRAPFFIKHKKTPKLEMDFSTILGSQLKMANSLNTEVSVNTQENTQENTQRIDDEELGRERDSPLLDHHHMSSPDEFTPEIHDQDNRGEYRFQCPSAGLFQCSITGLVFRMEGEGEVLYRTVHWDMRLLSQRGKRPAGPLFMFTCLKGSVCQLHLPHCEIYNSGGCDFLSVAHVTDDDIIEFLPPLETTETHVIINISGFSAYGEVKDEDSPTIPIRALVLLFYKPPVVPKKRSILNVLLLPRNVVIREVQEEWKRRNGDKYIYIETNPRCQLIPNKEYELFTDLTDEYLIQPKDAEFVDFESYENYFPTFQLFIQTVVEQVNLLLKDNGGEESVWDRLVWLPASPTDVPSTVSAVSPADPPANPSAPPGRAFIRRHRMALETRLGLLQPIFLRLQDHGVLIHEEREEVDSKSTKTLQNQALLDMVVRKGSRAQEHFYQVLKEVDPCLVEDLEEQTV is encoded by the exons ATGGACCCATCTAAG gtggtagCTGCCTCTGAGAAGGAAAGGACACCAGcaggggaggagagtgaagagctGTCCAGCGAACTCCCCAGCACCTCTTCTGGAAT GTTGACCCCGTCTGGAGAGAAGCGTATGGATCTGGAGTCTGAGATCTCTAGGCTGGAGGAGGAGCTGAAGGTGCTGAAG GCAGAGGTCAACAGGGATGAGCAGTCTACCAGCACCTCTTCTGGATG GTTGACCCCGTCTGTGGAGGAGCATGATCTGGAGACTAAAATCTCTATGCTGGAGAAGAAGCTGGGGTTCATGAAG AAATCCTTCAGGTTGGATGTTCCAGCTCTGCTGCTGACCAGTCTGGAGGAGCTCACTAAAGAACAGCTGAAGAAATTTCAGTCTCGTGGCAGGATGTTAGGCTTTCCTCCCATCCCAGAGAGTCAGCTGGAGAACactgacagacaggacacagtGGATCAGATGGTGAAGAGATACGGCCCTGAGGGAGCTGTGAGGAACACACTGAA GATCCTGAGGAGGATGAATCTGGATGATCTGGCAGAGAAGTTCGAGAGATATTACAGTAGAG GTATTCCCACTAAGGACTACAAGTCCTTAGTCCAACCCAGGCCCTTCTACAGCTCATTACCCACCCGTttctccagctcctcctccttccttccctctggcTCGTCTAAGGAGTTGCTGTCATTAACTACTGGTAGCTCAGGACAGCTCAGCTCACAG AGACACCAAATATTGGCTGTTCCAGCTCTGCTGCTGACCACTCTGGAGGAGCTCACTGAAGAACAgctgaagacatttcagttttacCTGACTAGTGGCAGGATGTTAGACTTTCCTCCCATCCCAGAGAGACACCTGGATAACACTGACAGACAGGTCACAGTGGATCAGATGGTGAAGAGATACGACCCTGAGGGAGCTGTGAGGAACACACTGAAGATCCTGAGGAGGATGAATCTGGATGATCTGGCAGAGAAGTTACAGAGAGATCACATTAGAG CTGTATCTAcaacagaaacaaaatggtgGAGCAACTCATCAGACACTGGcaatgatgaagagagagagaagaaacatgtCCATCTGTCTGGACGTTCTAGAGCCTTGGACAGAGAGGCAGCAGGCAGCAAAGACACTGGAATCACAAAGGACAGATATGAGCTGGTCACg AAACCTACAGAGAAGAAAATCGAAGCTCTGCTGCTGGCCACTCTGGAGGAGCTGAGCACAGACGAGCTGAAGATATTACAGCAGGAACGGATTCCAAGCAAACAGCTTCCACCTTACCTGACTGGCTTTCCTCCCATCCCAAAAACTCAGCTGGAGAACAATGACAGACAGGTCATAGTGGATCAGATGCTGAAGAGGTACGGCCCTGAGGGAGTTGTGGAGATCACACTGAGGATCCTGAGGAGGATGAACCGGGAAGATCTGGCAGAGAAGTTTGAGAGATATCACGGTAGAG ATTCCAGCCCTGTCTTCTCCCAAGCCCTCTATCCACCCAGTGTTGTCATGGAGAAGCCTTCCAGGTTCCTTCCCTCCTCAGTACAGCACAGCTTACAG AGACCCCAGATATGGACTGTTCCAGCTCTGCTGCTGAGCAGTCTGGAGGAACTCACTGAAGAACAGCTGAAGACATTTCAGTCTAACCTGACTAGTGTCCAGCCGCTTGGCTTTCCTCCCATCCCAGAGAGCCAGCTGGAGAACGTTGGCAGACAGGTCACAGTGGATCAGATGGTGAAGAGATACGGCCCTGAGAGAGCTGTGGAGATCACACTGAGGATCCTGAGGGGGATGAAGCGGGTAGACCTAGCAGAGAAGTTACAGAGAGATCACACTAGAG CTGTATCTAcaacagaaacaaaatggtgGAGCGACTCATCAGACACTGGcaatgatgaagagagagagaagaaacatgtCCACCTGGCTGGAAGTTCTAGATCCTTGGACAGAGAGGCAGCAGGCAGCAAAGAAACTGGAATCACAAAGGACAGATATGAGCTGGTCACG AAACCTgcagagaagaaaagagaagctCTGCTGCTGGCCACTCTGGAGGAGCTGAGCACAGACGAGCTGAAGATATTTCAGCAGGAACTGACTCTAAGCAAACAGCTTCCACCTTACCTGACTGGCTTTCCTCCCATCCCAAAAACTCAGCTGGAGAACAATGACAGACAGGTCATAGTGGATCAGATGCTGAAGAGGTACGGCCCTGAGGGAGTTGTGGAGATCACACTGAGGATCCTGAGGAGGATGAACCGGGAAGATCTGGCAGAGAAGTTTGAGAGATATCACGGTAGAG GAAAGAAAAGGAGAACAAGTGAGGAACCATCCTGGCCTGGTCTAGTTTCCAGGGGCGAAAAGATTGAGGAGCATTGTGTCCCATTCCTTGGCAGAGCCCCGTTCTTCATCAAACATAAG AAAACCCCAAAGCTAGAGATGGACTTTTCAACCATCCTAGGGAGCCAACTGAAGATGGCTAACAGTCTCAACACAGAGGTATCTGTGAACACTCAGGAGAACACCCAGGAGAACACCCAGAGGATTGATGATGAGGAGTTGGGAAGAGAAAGGG ATTCTCCTCTCCTGGATCACCATCACATG AGTTCTCCAGATGAATTTACACCTGAAATCCACGATCAGGACAACAGGGGAGAATACCG GTTCCAGTGCCCCAGTGCAGGTCTGTTCCAGTGCAGTATAACAGGCCTGGTGttcaggatggagggagagggagaggtgctCTATAGGACAGTCCACTGGGACATGAGGCTTCTTTCCCAGAGAGGCAAGAGACCTGCAGGACCCCTGTTCATGTTTACATGCCTTAAGGGGTCTGTCTGTCAACTACACCTCCCCCACTGTGAGATCTACAATA GTGGTGGATGTGACTTCCTGTCTGTAGCCCATGTGActgatgatgacatcattgagTTTCTCCCTCCTCTTGAGACAACAGAAACACATGTCATAATAAACATCAGTGGATTCTCTGCTTATGGTGAAGTCAAGGATGAAGACTCTCCCACCATTCCTATAAGAGCACTTGTCTTGTTGTTCTACAAGCCCCCAGTTGTTCCTAAAAAGAGGTCCATCCTGAATGTGTTGTTGCTTCCCAGAAATGTTGTGATCAGGGAG GTGCAGGAGGAGTGGAAACGAAGGAATGGAGACAAATACATCTATATTGAAACAAATCCTCGCTGCCAACTAATTCCAAATAAAGAATACGAGCTCTTCACAGATCTTACAGATGAATATCTAATTCAACCAAAG GATGCAGAATTTGTGGATTTTGAATCTTATGAAAACTACTTCCCAACATTTCAGTTGTTCATACAAACTGTTGTTGAGCAAGTTAATCTTCTTCTGAAAGACAATGGTGGTGAAGAATCTGTCTGGGATAGACTTGTCTGGCTTCCAG CCTCACCAACAGATGTCCCCTCTACAG TTTCAGCTGTTTCCCCTGCAGACCCTCCTGCCAACCCCTCTGCCCCCCCTGGTAGAGCCTTCATCAGAAGACACAGGATGGCTCTAGAGACTCGCCTGGGACTCTTACAGCCCATATTCCTGCGTCTCCAGGATCATGGAGTTCTGATTcacgaggagagggaggaggtggacagCAAATCCACCAAGACCCTACAGAACCAAGCCCTGCTGGACATGGTGGTAAGGAAGGGGTCTCGCGCCCAGGAACACTTCTACCAGGTCCTGAAGGAAGTAGATCCCTGCCTGGTTGAAGACCTGGAAGAGCAGACAGTCTGA
- the LOC112238112 gene encoding uncharacterized protein LOC112238112 isoform X1 gives MDPSKVVAASEKERTPAGEESEELSSELPSTSSGMLTPSGEKRMDLESEISRLEEELKVLKAEVNRDEQSTSTSSGWLTPSVEEHDLETKISMLEKKLGFMKKSFRLDVPALLLTSLEELTKEQLKKFQSRGRMLGFPPIPESQLENTDRQDTVDQMVKRYGPEGAVRNTLKILRRIKRHDVAQKLERDHKRATTWRRDSSNSDKWRRRKKHEAMRKRKRKKKEKRSFMLAVPALLLTGLEELTEEQLKIFQISLTTVQLPDFPPIPESQLENTDRQNTVDQMVKRYGPEGAVRNTWRILRRMNLDDLAEKFERYYSRGIPTKDYKSLVQPRPFYSSLPTRFSSSSSFLPSGSSKELLSLTTGSSGQLSSQRHQILAVPALLLTTLEELTEEQLKTFQFYLTSGRMLDFPPIPERHLDNTDRQVTVDQMVKRYDPEGAVRNTLKILRRMNLDDLAEKLQRDHIRAVSTTETKWWSNSSDTGNDEEREKKHVHLSGRSRALDREAAGSKDTGITKDRYELVTKPTEKKIEALLLATLEELSTDELKILQQERIPSKQLPPYLTGFPPIPKTQLENNDRQVIVDQMLKRYGPEGVVEITLRILRRMNREDLAEKFERYHGRDSSPVFSQALYPPSVVMEKPSRFLPSSVQHSLQRPQIWTVPALLLSSLEELTEEQLKTFQSNLTSVQPLGFPPIPESQLENVGRQVTVDQMVKRYGPERAVEITLRILRGMKRVDLAEKLQRDHTRAVSTTETKWWSDSSDTGNDEEREKKHVHLAGSSRSLDREAAGSKETGITKDRYELVTKPAEKKREALLLATLEELSTDELKIFQQELTLSKQLPPYLTGFPPIPKTQLENNDRQVIVDQMLKRYGPEGVVEITLRILRRMNREDLAEKFERYHGRGKKRRTSEEPSWPGLVSRGEKIEEHCVPFLGRAPFFIKHKKTPKLEMDFSTILGSQLKMANSLNTEVSVNTQENTQENTQRIDDEELGRERDSPLLDHHHMSSPDEFTPEIHDQDNRGEYRFQCPSAGLFQCSITGLVFRMEGEGEVLYRTVHWDMRLLSQRGKRPAGPLFMFTCLKGSVCQLHLPHCEIYNSGGCDFLSVAHVTDDDIIEFLPPLETTETHVIINISGFSAYGEVKDEDSPTIPIRALVLLFYKPPVVPKKRSILNVLLLPRNVVIREVQEEWKRRNGDKYIYIETNPRCQLIPNKEYELFTDLTDEYLIQPKDAEFVDFESYENYFPTFQLFIQTVVEQVNLLLKDNGGEESVWDRLVWLPASPTDVPSTVSAVSPADPPANPSAPPGRAFIRRHRMALETRLGLLQPIFLRLQDHGVLIHEEREEVDSKSTKTLQNQALLDMVVRKGSRAQEHFYQVLKEVDPCLVEDLEEQTV, from the exons ATGGACCCATCTAAG gtggtagCTGCCTCTGAGAAGGAAAGGACACCAGcaggggaggagagtgaagagctGTCCAGCGAACTCCCCAGCACCTCTTCTGGAAT GTTGACCCCGTCTGGAGAGAAGCGTATGGATCTGGAGTCTGAGATCTCTAGGCTGGAGGAGGAGCTGAAGGTGCTGAAG GCAGAGGTCAACAGGGATGAGCAGTCTACCAGCACCTCTTCTGGATG GTTGACCCCGTCTGTGGAGGAGCATGATCTGGAGACTAAAATCTCTATGCTGGAGAAGAAGCTGGGGTTCATGAAG AAATCCTTCAGGTTGGATGTTCCAGCTCTGCTGCTGACCAGTCTGGAGGAGCTCACTAAAGAACAGCTGAAGAAATTTCAGTCTCGTGGCAGGATGTTAGGCTTTCCTCCCATCCCAGAGAGTCAGCTGGAGAACactgacagacaggacacagtGGATCAGATGGTGAAGAGATACGGCCCTGAGGGAGCTGTGAGGAACACACTGAAGATCCTGAGAAGGATAAAGCGACATGATGTAGCACAGAAGTTAGAGAGAGATCACAAAAGAG CAACAACATGGCGGAGAGACTCATCAAACAGTGATAAatggagaaggaggaagaagcATGAGGCaatgagaaaaagaaaaagaaagaaaaaagaaaaa AGATCCTTCATGTTGGCTGTTCCAGCTCTGCTGCTGACCGGTCTGGAGGAGCTCACTGAAGAACAGCTTAAGATATTTCAGATTTCCCTGACTACGGTCCAGCTACCTGACTTTCCTCCCATCCCAGAGAGCCAGCTGgagaacactgacagacagaacacagtggaTCAGATGGTGAAGAGATACGGCCCAGAGGGAGCTGTGAGGAACACATGGAGGATCCTGAGGAGGATGAATCTGGATGATCTGGCAGAGAAGTTCGAGAGATATTACAGTAGAG GTATTCCCACTAAGGACTACAAGTCCTTAGTCCAACCCAGGCCCTTCTACAGCTCATTACCCACCCGTttctccagctcctcctccttccttccctctggcTCGTCTAAGGAGTTGCTGTCATTAACTACTGGTAGCTCAGGACAGCTCAGCTCACAG AGACACCAAATATTGGCTGTTCCAGCTCTGCTGCTGACCACTCTGGAGGAGCTCACTGAAGAACAgctgaagacatttcagttttacCTGACTAGTGGCAGGATGTTAGACTTTCCTCCCATCCCAGAGAGACACCTGGATAACACTGACAGACAGGTCACAGTGGATCAGATGGTGAAGAGATACGACCCTGAGGGAGCTGTGAGGAACACACTGAAGATCCTGAGGAGGATGAATCTGGATGATCTGGCAGAGAAGTTACAGAGAGATCACATTAGAG CTGTATCTAcaacagaaacaaaatggtgGAGCAACTCATCAGACACTGGcaatgatgaagagagagagaagaaacatgtCCATCTGTCTGGACGTTCTAGAGCCTTGGACAGAGAGGCAGCAGGCAGCAAAGACACTGGAATCACAAAGGACAGATATGAGCTGGTCACg AAACCTACAGAGAAGAAAATCGAAGCTCTGCTGCTGGCCACTCTGGAGGAGCTGAGCACAGACGAGCTGAAGATATTACAGCAGGAACGGATTCCAAGCAAACAGCTTCCACCTTACCTGACTGGCTTTCCTCCCATCCCAAAAACTCAGCTGGAGAACAATGACAGACAGGTCATAGTGGATCAGATGCTGAAGAGGTACGGCCCTGAGGGAGTTGTGGAGATCACACTGAGGATCCTGAGGAGGATGAACCGGGAAGATCTGGCAGAGAAGTTTGAGAGATATCACGGTAGAG ATTCCAGCCCTGTCTTCTCCCAAGCCCTCTATCCACCCAGTGTTGTCATGGAGAAGCCTTCCAGGTTCCTTCCCTCCTCAGTACAGCACAGCTTACAG AGACCCCAGATATGGACTGTTCCAGCTCTGCTGCTGAGCAGTCTGGAGGAACTCACTGAAGAACAGCTGAAGACATTTCAGTCTAACCTGACTAGTGTCCAGCCGCTTGGCTTTCCTCCCATCCCAGAGAGCCAGCTGGAGAACGTTGGCAGACAGGTCACAGTGGATCAGATGGTGAAGAGATACGGCCCTGAGAGAGCTGTGGAGATCACACTGAGGATCCTGAGGGGGATGAAGCGGGTAGACCTAGCAGAGAAGTTACAGAGAGATCACACTAGAG CTGTATCTAcaacagaaacaaaatggtgGAGCGACTCATCAGACACTGGcaatgatgaagagagagagaagaaacatgtCCACCTGGCTGGAAGTTCTAGATCCTTGGACAGAGAGGCAGCAGGCAGCAAAGAAACTGGAATCACAAAGGACAGATATGAGCTGGTCACG AAACCTgcagagaagaaaagagaagctCTGCTGCTGGCCACTCTGGAGGAGCTGAGCACAGACGAGCTGAAGATATTTCAGCAGGAACTGACTCTAAGCAAACAGCTTCCACCTTACCTGACTGGCTTTCCTCCCATCCCAAAAACTCAGCTGGAGAACAATGACAGACAGGTCATAGTGGATCAGATGCTGAAGAGGTACGGCCCTGAGGGAGTTGTGGAGATCACACTGAGGATCCTGAGGAGGATGAACCGGGAAGATCTGGCAGAGAAGTTTGAGAGATATCACGGTAGAG GAAAGAAAAGGAGAACAAGTGAGGAACCATCCTGGCCTGGTCTAGTTTCCAGGGGCGAAAAGATTGAGGAGCATTGTGTCCCATTCCTTGGCAGAGCCCCGTTCTTCATCAAACATAAG AAAACCCCAAAGCTAGAGATGGACTTTTCAACCATCCTAGGGAGCCAACTGAAGATGGCTAACAGTCTCAACACAGAGGTATCTGTGAACACTCAGGAGAACACCCAGGAGAACACCCAGAGGATTGATGATGAGGAGTTGGGAAGAGAAAGGG ATTCTCCTCTCCTGGATCACCATCACATG AGTTCTCCAGATGAATTTACACCTGAAATCCACGATCAGGACAACAGGGGAGAATACCG GTTCCAGTGCCCCAGTGCAGGTCTGTTCCAGTGCAGTATAACAGGCCTGGTGttcaggatggagggagagggagaggtgctCTATAGGACAGTCCACTGGGACATGAGGCTTCTTTCCCAGAGAGGCAAGAGACCTGCAGGACCCCTGTTCATGTTTACATGCCTTAAGGGGTCTGTCTGTCAACTACACCTCCCCCACTGTGAGATCTACAATA GTGGTGGATGTGACTTCCTGTCTGTAGCCCATGTGActgatgatgacatcattgagTTTCTCCCTCCTCTTGAGACAACAGAAACACATGTCATAATAAACATCAGTGGATTCTCTGCTTATGGTGAAGTCAAGGATGAAGACTCTCCCACCATTCCTATAAGAGCACTTGTCTTGTTGTTCTACAAGCCCCCAGTTGTTCCTAAAAAGAGGTCCATCCTGAATGTGTTGTTGCTTCCCAGAAATGTTGTGATCAGGGAG GTGCAGGAGGAGTGGAAACGAAGGAATGGAGACAAATACATCTATATTGAAACAAATCCTCGCTGCCAACTAATTCCAAATAAAGAATACGAGCTCTTCACAGATCTTACAGATGAATATCTAATTCAACCAAAG GATGCAGAATTTGTGGATTTTGAATCTTATGAAAACTACTTCCCAACATTTCAGTTGTTCATACAAACTGTTGTTGAGCAAGTTAATCTTCTTCTGAAAGACAATGGTGGTGAAGAATCTGTCTGGGATAGACTTGTCTGGCTTCCAG CCTCACCAACAGATGTCCCCTCTACAG TTTCAGCTGTTTCCCCTGCAGACCCTCCTGCCAACCCCTCTGCCCCCCCTGGTAGAGCCTTCATCAGAAGACACAGGATGGCTCTAGAGACTCGCCTGGGACTCTTACAGCCCATATTCCTGCGTCTCCAGGATCATGGAGTTCTGATTcacgaggagagggaggaggtggacagCAAATCCACCAAGACCCTACAGAACCAAGCCCTGCTGGACATGGTGGTAAGGAAGGGGTCTCGCGCCCAGGAACACTTCTACCAGGTCCTGAAGGAAGTAGATCCCTGCCTGGTTGAAGACCTGGAAGAGCAGACAGTCTGA